TTTTCGAGCAGAATCAAGGCGGAGAACCGCAGGCGATTCGGGAATCGTCGAGGTTCGACAACGAAGATTCGGCCGAAAAGAGCCGTTCGGAGCGCGACGCGGGTTTTTCAGCAAGCTCCTAAGACATCGATCAGGGCGTCCACCCACTCCGCTTGCGCCGGATTCAGCTTCTCCCGCGCCTCCTGTGGAGAGAAATATCCGCCGCGATCGATCTCCGGGATTTCCATCGTCTTCCCAGAACCCGGCGGCCAGTGGATGATCGAGAGGTTGCTCACCAGCCGGGCAGGATCGTGATCGCCCTCGAAGGCCCAGGCGTGCACTTCCTTGCCCGCTTTCTGGCGTACCGGCGGGAGAGGCAAGAAGGGTCCCAAGGGCACGAAGCTCGTCTCCTCCTCGAACTCCCGCCGGGCCGCCGCCAGCAAATCCTCCCCCTCCGCCACCTCGCCCTTGGGGATGGACCAGGCTCCGCGATCCTTCTTGGCCCAGAACGGTCCGCCGGGATGGACCAGAAAGAGCTCCGGAGCATCCCGGCGGCGGAACATCAGCAGGCCGGCACTGATCTTGGGCATGGAGGAAGCTTATCGCTGCTCGGGACAACCCGGCGGGCTGTTTACCGCTGAGCGGCGCCCTCGAACCGCAGCGTGAACCAATCCAGCTTGCGGGTGGCCAGCATCAGGGCGGCGAGGGCGGCGAAGAGGCCTAGGGCGCCGACCAGGAGGGCGTAGTCCTCTAGTTGGAGGAGGATGTAGAGGTAGCCGTAGAGCAGGCCCAGGCAGCCGAAGACGGCGAGGGCGGGCCTACGGCCGGCGAGGATGCTGTGGGAGTAGACGGCGATGAGGCCAACGGTGGCAGCGGCGGCGAGGGCGTAGGCGGGGCCGAAACCGAGATGCTCAGCGAGGGCCAGGAGCAGGACGTAGAAAAGGCTCTGAGCAAAGCCGATGAGCAGGTATTGCACCGCGTGCAGACGCACCGGGCTGAGCAGCTCCAGCAGGAAGAAGGTGCCGAAGGTGAGGACGATGAAGAGCACCGCGTACTTCACCGAGCGCTCGGTCTGCTGGTAGGCGTCCGCCGGCAGCACCAGCTCGACGCCGAAACCGGCCGCCGCCAGCTCCTGGCCATTGACCACGTCGTTCCACCACAGCTGCGGAAAGTCGCGGCCGAAGTTGGGCACCTGCCAGACGGCGGTGAAGCCGTCGTCATCGATCTGCCGCTCGGTGGGCAGGAAGGCGCCGACGAAACCCGGGGACGTC
This region of Acidobacteriota bacterium genomic DNA includes:
- a CDS encoding NUDIX domain-containing protein, yielding MPKISAGLLMFRRRDAPELFLVHPGGPFWAKKDRGAWSIPKGEVAEGEDLLAAARREFEEETSFVPLGPFLPLPPVRQKAGKEVHAWAFEGDHDPARLVSNLSIIHWPPGSGKTMEIPEIDRGGYFSPQEAREKLNPAQAEWVDALIDVLGAC